From the genome of Streptomyces sp. NBC_01304:
CGGGCGCCGGCCGCGTAACCGCGCACGATGTCGAGGCCGTCCACGTGGTACGCCTCGGGGGACCAGGCGGCGGCCAGGACGGCGCGCTCGTCGATCAGCGGGTTGAGCTCGACCGCCTCGCGGGCACTGATCAGACCGACCTCGACGCCGGCGGCCTGCTGGCCCTGCCGGTCTGCCTCGAAGTCGGCGATCTGCTGTTCCTCGGTGAACAGCGCCATGAACCCGAGCCGCTTCAGGCCGAGGGAGGCTCCGGTGTCACGGGCGAACTCGTGGTACGCGTTCAGGCTGCGCACGGCCCGTTGCCCGGTGTCGGGGTTGCCGGGGAAGTAGCTGCGGACCATGCCCGCGGTGTGCGCGGACGCCCCGCCGCCGAGGCCCCCGCGTTCGAGCAGCACGGTGTCCACGCCGGCTTCGGCGAGGTGATGGGCGGCGGAGGTGCCGATCACTCCCCCGCCGATGACTACGGCTTGTGCGTGTTCGGGCAGACCACTCATGCCTGCGCGCTCGCCGCGGCGGTGCGCTGCTGGCGCAGCCCGTCGGTGGCGTCCCAGGGGAACAGGTGCAGGTTCCAGGCGCCCAACAGGTTGATGTAGAGGGCCATTTGACTCGTCACGGCCAGGAAGTCGTCGCGGTCGAGGCCGTCGAGGCAGTCCAGGAAGCGCTGGGTGAAGCCCCAGAGCTTCTCCAGGCCGCAGTAGCCCAGGAATTCGGCCGGTACGCCGACCAGGATGCGGGTCATCTGGTGCAGGGATTCCATCGGCATGTCCGCGACCGCGGCCCGGATCAGGCCGCCGTAGCTGGCGTAACCGAGCGGACGGGTCTCGCCGTTGACGAACAGCAGGGTGGGCAGCACCGTGTCGTGGGTACCGGCCGCGGAGGGGATCCACCCCTGGTGCATGTCGGCGAGCTCGGGCGGCGCGGTCAGCCAGTGCCGCTCGGTCTCGCGGTAGATGTCCTGGATCAGCTGGTCCGCCGCGGAGTCGGTGGCGGTCAGCCGGGGAATGCTGTGCCCGCCCTGGGTGCCTGCCTTGCGGACCTCGACCAGGATCTCCTTCTTCGTCGAGTAGACCGCGTCCCACACGGCCTGCCCGGCCTCGAGCAGGGCCGGGATGTCCGCGTCCCGGATCTGGCCCACGGGCGCGGCCGGCATCGGCTCGGTCAACTCGCCGTACTTGATGCCCAGATGCTGCAGCGCGGAGCAGAACACCGTGCCGTTGGGCGCGTCACGCCGGTCGGCGATCTTCTCGGACGCGTGCGTGTGCAGCAGCTTGGGGATCGGCACGTGGTGATACAGGTGCTCGCCCGCCACCAGCGCGTGCCCCTGCAGACTCTGGTAGGGCAACGAGTCCCACAGCACATCGGCCAACTCGGGGTTGCGACCGTCGAGTTCCGCGGTGACGGTGATGCCCAGGTCGGGCCAGGCGATCTCTATAAGGCGACCGGCGTTCTCAGTCAAGGTTTTCCCCTTTACTTCGTTGCACCTTGCCTGAGGAAGTAGACAGTGGGCCGAGCGGGGCCAGCCAGGGGTGGAAGACATGAAGAGATCCACTGACTGAGACGGGTCTTCGTAGACTTCTACAAGAACCAATCGCGCACTAAGTCCGATTCGAACCCCTCAGCAGGGCTGCGGAGTTGAGGACCGACTTCCCGAAGTCGCACAAGATCGGCAAGTAGGCGCGGGTTGCTGTTTTTCGCCCTCGTGGGCTGTTGCCATGAAGTGGTCGCTTTCCTCCGTGGAGAAGGGAGTTCTCGCAGGATGCGGACCACAACACTGGGCAGGGACGGGCCGGTCGTCGGCCGGCTGGGACTGGGGGCGATGGGCCTTTCGTACCGCTACGCCCCGGCCCTGAGAGACAAGAACAAGGCCGTATCGCTGATCCGGCAGGCGGTGGACCTCGGGGTCAACCTCGTCGAGACGGCCGGCGCCTACGCGGCCGGGGACAACGAGCGGCTGATCGGTGAGGCCATCCGCGGACGCCGGGACGAGGTCGTGCTGTGCACCGGCGGCGGCCTGCTCGGCGACGCGGACGGCGTGCTGCGGCCCGCGGGCGGCCCGCAGGCGCTGCGGGCCGCGGTCGACGAGAGCCTGCGCCGGCTGCACGTCGACCACATCGACCTCTACCTGCTGCGCCGCGTCGATCCCGACGTACCGCTGGAGGAGAGCTGGGGTGCGCTGGCCGAGCAGGTCTGGGCGGGCAAGATCCGCATGTTGGGGCTGCCCGTCGTCACCGTGGAGGAGGCCCGCGCCGCCGAGGCCGTGCACGAGGCGGCGGCGATGGCCGCCGAGGTGTCGCTGTTCACGCGCTGCGGTCTCGACGACGTCGTGCCGTACGCCGTGGAGCGCCGGATCGCGCTCCTGGCCGGCGCCCCGCTCGGCCGCGGTCTGCTGACCGGTGCGCTGTCCCGGTTCGACGATCTGCCCCTGGACGACTGGCGGCGCACCCAGCCCCGCTTCGCCCCGCGCGCGATCCGGCACAACTTCGCGCTCACCCAGGCCGTCGCGCACGTGGCCGCCCGGCACGAGGTCACTCCCGCGCAGGTCGCCCTGGCATGGCTGCTCCGGCTCGGCGAGCACGTGGTGCCGCTGCCCGGCACGAGGGCGCCGGACCACCTCGCGGAGAACCTCGCCGGCGACCGGGTCCGCCTGACCGAACAGGACCTGACCGACCTGGAGTTCCTCCCCTACCCGGCAGGTGCCCCCGAGGCATGAGCAGCACCCGGCTCACGCCACTGCCCCTGACTCCCCACCACTTCTGGAGTTCTTCCCATGACGACCTCTCTGGTACGCCAGGTCCTCCCGCGGCAGCGGCCGCCGGTCGCGACAGCGACGGCTACGGCTACGGCTACGGCTACGGCGACGACCGGCGTTTACGGAACCACCGCGCCCGGCTTCGTCTCCGTGCGCCACTCCTTCGAACGGGCCTGCCGGGACGCGGGTCCGCCCGGTTCCCAGGGCGCCGCCCTTGCGGTCGTACAGGACGGTGAGCTGGTCGTCGACCTGTGGCACGGCACCGCCGACCCGGTCACCGCGGCGCCGTGGACCGGCGACACCCTCCAGCCGGCGCTGACGGGCTCGCACGGCATCCTGGCCACGGCGGTCCTGCTGCTCGCCGACATGGGCGCGCTCGCGCTGGACCGGCCCGTCGCCGACTACTGGCCGGAGTTCGCGATCCGCGGCAAGGGCGCGGTGACCCTGCGGGACGTGCTGACGTTCACGGCCCGCCTCCCGGGCATGGCGGCGGGCCTCGACCAGCGGGACGTCGAGAACCCGCGCATGATGGCCGCGCTGCTCGAACTGCACAGCCCGGAGGACGACCCCCGGGCCGGCGGCGTGCTGCACGGGCCGTGGACCGCCGGGTGGATCGCCGCCGAGGTGGTGCGGCGGGTCGACGGCCGCGCTCTCGACCTGTTCTTCCTGGAGGAGATCGCGGGCCCGCTGGGCCTCGACATCCACTTCGGCCTCGTCCCCGACCAACTGCCGCACGCCGCACGGATCTCGTACGATCCGGGCTTCTCCGCCCGTGTCCCGCTGGACGGCGGCGCGGACGACAGCGAGGCGGACCTCTTCGAGCGGGTGTGGAACAACCCGTCACCGTTCCCCGCGGACCCCGAGGTGTGGAGCGAGAGCCGGCGGCGCCAGGCGGTCATCCCCTCGCTGGGGGTGTACGCGTCGGCCCGTGGTCTCGCCCGGCTCCAGGGCATCCTGGCCGCGGACGCCGTACGGGCCCCGGGCGAGGAGCCGCTGCTGCTGTCGCGCCGCACGCTCGACCAGGCGCGGAACTTCTGGGTCGAGGGCCTGGATCCGCTGCTCGGCGGGATCAGCGCGTACGGCGAGGGCGGCCTGCAACTCCTCGACGAGGGCCTCCACCCGGCCGTCTGCTCCGGCGCCTTCGGCCACCAGGGCCCCGGCGGCGTCTCCTACCAGGCCTGGCCGCAGGCAAGGGCCGGGGCCGCCTGGGTCTGCAGCCGGCTGACGACGGGGCCCGGCGCGGGGGTCCTGGACGAGGTGGCGAGGGCACTGCGGGGCGCTTGAGTCCCGGCCGCGACGGGCGGGTCGGAACCCGTCCCAGGTGGGTTCCGACCTGCTTCCGGGGGTTCCGACCCGCTTCAGGTGGGCTCCGACCCGCACCACATCGCGCCCGCCCGGCCCGTCCGGTCGGCGGCGAGGCCGTGCAGGACGATGTCCCAGACCGAGTCCCAGACCGGGTCCCGGGTCGCATCGAGAGCGACCATGGCGCCCTCCGCGAGCTGCGCGAGGAGGGCCACGGCATCCTCGGGAGAGACCCCGGGACGCAGCCGGTGCGCACCGCCGGCCCGGTCGAGCAGGCTCCGGAGCACGGGAAGCCAGGCCTCGGCCAACGGCGGCTCGCCCCCGGGGCAGTCGGCCTCCAGGCGGCGCGCGGCGCGTACGAAGGGGTCCTCGCGCGCAAGGCGGGCCAGACAGCCGATCAGCGTGCGCAGTTCCCGCAACGGGTCGGCGGCCACCGCGAGGCCTTCCAGACAGCGCCCGAACCGGGCCCGCCCGGCCGTGCGCACCTCCTCGGCCAGGATGGTCTTCGTCCCGAAGTGGAAGGTCAGGGAGCCGATCGAGGTCTTCGCCCGCCCGACCACCCCCTGGAAGGAAGCACCTTCGTAGCCGCGCTCGGCGAACTCGGCGGCGGCCGCTTCCAACAAGGCCTGGCGCGTTCTGGCCGCCCGTTCCTGCATGCGCCTTCTCCTCAGACTTTGGCAAGTAGTCGTACCCTCGACAAAAAATATAACGAACGTTCTCTATGTTTGTTAGTGTGCAACGACCGCTCACCTGGGAGGGACCTGCAGTGACGACGACGTACGAGACGCCCGACATGACGGCGGGCCGGCCGCCGGGCGACCTGCCCCGGCGCCTGTTCGGCCATTTGCAGCGCTCCGACCAGCAGCGTTGGGGGCACGTCTATCTGCAGGGGCTGCTGCGGACGCACGGGAAGAAGACCGTGCGCCGCATGGCGGCCGTCGTGACCGGCTCGGAGGCGGCGTCGGCGTCGCTGCACCAGTTCGTCAACGCCAGCCCGTGGGAGTGGGCCCCGGCGCGCGGCGAACTGGCCCGCTGGGCCGCCCAGTCACTGCCGGTACGGTCCTGGACGCTGGCGCCGGCGGTGCTGCCCAAGCGCGGCAACTACTCGGCCGGCGTGCACCAGCGCTTCCTGCCGGAGTCCGGGCGCACCGTCAACTGCCAGCTGGGACTGGGCCTGTTCCTGGACTCGGGCCAGACGCACGTCCCGGTCGACTGGCGGCTCTTCCTGCCGCCCCGGTTCACCCACGACGATGCGGTACGCGACCGGGCGAAGATCCCCGCGACGACCCGGGCCCAGCCGCTGTGGGCCTCGGCCCTGCGCCTGGTCCAGGAGATGACGTCATGGTCGAACGGGCGGACGGCGCCGGTGGTGGCCGACCTGACGGCCCTGTGCGACGTCGCGCCGTTGGCGCAGCGGCTGCACGGCAGCGGGCACCCCTTCGTCCTCGCCATCCCGGGCCAGACCACCCTCGCCGAGCCGGAACTGCCGCCCGGCGAACGGGAGTCGGCGCGCGGCCTGCTGCTGCGCCGGGGCGTACGGCACCCGGCGGGCGCGGGCCGGCAGGTCGTCTCGTACGACACACCGCTGCGCGGGCTGCACCCGGACGGCGAGCCCAGTCGCGGGGCGGGCCGGCTCCTTGCCGAGTGGGACGCGAGCAGCGGGCGCCCGGGCCGGATCTGGCTGACGAACATCACCGACCGCCACCCGGCCGAACTCCTCGAACTGGCCCGTTCGCCGCAGGGGGCGCAGGCCGCGATCCACCGCATGGGCGAGGACTTCGGCCTCCTCGACTTCGAGGGCCGCTCCTTCCCCGGCTGGCACCGGCACATGACGCTCGTCTCCGCCGCCTACGCCTGCGGCACTCTGGAGGGCATGGAACGCTGAACTCCGGGGGCGTCGCACGCCGACCTCTGGTCGGCAGCGAACGCCGATCCATTGCTTGCGTCTACAAGTGAATAGCGGGTGGAGCCCAGCTTTACGGGCACCGGCACTCCCCAGATGATTGCATGGGCATGTATCTTGTTGCCAAGAGCAGTCAAGAAGGGGAGCCGTTCCATGACGATCCACCAGCAGCCTCGCGCCGCCTCCGATCAGGCCATGTGGGAGGCCGTCCTCGGCCTGCACGCCTTCGTGGAGCGTCAGCTCGCGCACACCCTGCAGCGCCGCCACGGCGTCGGCCTGTCCGAGTACCGGGCCCTGGAGGTCCTCTCCCAGGCCGAGAAGGGCGAATCGCGCATGCAGGAGCTCGCGGACCACATCGGTCTGGGCCAGAGCTCGGTCACCCGCCTGGTGGGGCGCCTGGACAGCGCCGGTTACGCCTACAAGGACAACTGCGCCGACGACAAGCGCGGCGTCTTCGCCGTCATCACCGAAGAAGGCCGCAAGCGCTACCAGGATGCCCGTGCCACGTACGCCGACGTCCTCAGCTCGGCCCTCAACACCGCGAGCGCGGACGACCAGTTCGCCCGCGCGGTGCAAGCGCTGCGCAGTGCCGCCTGACTCGATCACCGACTGGATCGCCGGCTCGATCACGACAGACGGCGGGAGGCTCCCGGGGTAACCGGGCCTCCCGCCGTCTTTTGCATGTTCGGGCTTCTATCCCGATGCGCGGCCCGGTGACCTGGATCACTCGATCCCGAGATTTACTTGCTTGACCATACATATAAAACCCCGTAGGTTCTCTCTCGTAGCCAAGATCACCGATCCACGAGGGGGGACCGATGCCTTCGCCTCGCCTGTTGCAGGCACTCAGCCGGCACGTGCGGGACCAGCCCGAAAGGACCGCGCTCGTCAGCGCCGGCCAGCGGGTCACCTACGCGGGCCTGGACCAGCTGATCCGCACTGCCACCGCGGACCTCGACGGCGCCGACTTCGGCTCCGTACGCGGCCTGTGCGTCCCGGCCCACAAGTCGCCGGAAACCATCGCGCTGCTCCTTGCGGCATGGCGGCAGGGGATCAACACCCTGGTCCCGTCGCCCGGTCTGGGCGCCGCCGCCCTGTCCACGCTCACCGCCCAGGCGCACGGCCCGCTGTCGGCCGTCGCGGTCCCCGGCGGCGGCGTGACCCTGTCGCGGGAGGAGGCCGACCCCGCGCTGTCGGACGGCTTCAGCGCCCCCGACCCCGAGGAGTCGCTGCTGACCCTCACCACCTCCGGGTCAACCGGCGTGCCCAAGCTCGTCCCCGTCCGCATCGAGGCCTTCGACCGCTTCGGCGACTGGGCCACCGGCAAGTTCGGGCTCGACGGCGGCACCAGCTCGCTGAGCTTCTCGCCGCTCAACTTCGACCTCGCGCTGCTCGACGTCTGGGCGGTGCTCGAGGCCGGCGGCACGGTCGTGCTGGCCGACGCCGGGGCCAGCGGGGACGCCGGCTATCTGCGGGACCTCGCGCAGAGCAACGAGGTGACCCTGGTCCAGGGGGTGCCGCTGCTGCACCGGCTGCTGGCCGCGGACGGCGCCGGCTACCCGGCAGTCCGTACGGTCGTGTTCACCGGGGAGGCAGTCTCCGAGCAGGGACTGCAGGACGCCTTCGCCGCGTACCCGGCCGCCCGCTTCCACAACGTCTTCGGCTGCACGGAGACCAACGACAGCTTCCTCCACGACATCGATCCGGGCGCGTACGTGCACCCGCTGCCCATCGGCACCCCGATCGACGGCACCGACGCGGTGCTGCTGATCGAGGGGGCCGGCGGCACCGAGGTCCTGCGGGGTCCCGGCACCGGCGAACTCGTCGTGCACACGCCCTTCCAGACCTGCGGCTATCTCGAACAGGCCCGCAACGCGCAGGCGTTCATGCCGGACCCGCGCGGCGGCGGCGCCATGTTCTACCGCACCGGCGACCTCGTCCACCGCGACGCCGACGGCCGCTACTTCCTCCAGGGACGTACCGACTTCCAGGTCAAGGTGCGCGGCGTGCGCACCAACACCCTGGAGGTCGAGACCGTCCTCGAGGCACATCCGGACGTCGTCGAGGCCGCGGTCGTCGCGCTGCCCTGTCCCGAGGCCGGCACCCGGCTGCACGCCGAAGTGGTGCGCCGGGACAGCGCCTCCCTGAGCTCCCTTGGCCTGCGGGCGTACGCGGCGAAGCACCTGCCGCGGCACGCCGTGCCCAGCTCGGTCGGGCTCGGCGGCGCTCCGCTGCCGAAGACCCCGACCGGCAAACCCGACCGTAATTCGATCAAGAACACCCAACTGAACGGAGCCTCTTGATGAGCACCGGCGCCAACGACCCGATCCGCGACTACATCGTCCAGGAGTTCCTGGCCGGTGAGGACTCCGAGGACCTGACCGACGACTTCGACCTCATCGAGAGCACCGTCGTGAACAGCCTCGGTCTGGTCCGCCTCATCTCCTGGATCTCCGAGACGTACAGCATCCCCGTCGACGACATCCCGCTGGAGCCGGCCGTCTACCGCACGCTCGCGGACATCCGGGGCTTCGTCAGCCAGGCCGCTCCGGCCGCGGCCTGACGGACCGTCCCCTCCCAGGCAGCACCACCCACCCAGAACACAGCGCCCAGAACACAGCGATGACAGGAGTCTCGTCATGATCGTCCGTTCCCTTTCCGACGTCCCCGCGGTCGAGTGGGGCAGCGGCACCAGCCACCGCCTGCTGACCGAGGCCGACGGCATGGGCTTCACCGTCTGCGAGACGCTGGTCCGCCAGGGCACCTCCAGTGCGCTGCAGTACCTCGGCCACCTGGAGGCCTGCTACTGCATAGGCGGCTCGGGCGAGGTCGTCACCAAGGACGGCGAACACCACAAGATCATGACCGGGACCATCTACGCCCTGGACAAGAACGACGCCCACCACCTGATCGCCTCCGACGACGAGGACCTCCTCCTCGTCTCCGTGTTCAGCCCGGCGCTGCGTGGCGACGAGAAGCACTCGCTCTCCGAGGACGGCTTCTCCCGCTACTGATCCGCGACGCCGGGTGCGGGGCCGCGCCGCCGCGGCCCCGCACCCGGCGCCCCTCGCCCAACGGTCAGCGCCCAGCGAAAGGCAAGGCAGAACACACATGGCAGCAGAGAAGGCCGCAGACACCTACGGCGTCACAGCCCCCTACGGCGACGAGCTGAACGACGACGTCGCCCGCTGGGACCGCGCCGCCGAGTTCCCGCACGACAAGTGGAAGCCGCTGCAGCAGTCCGGGCTCTTCACGCTCCCCTTCGCCCCGGAGTACGGCGGCGTGGGCCGGACGCTCACCGAGACCATGGCGGCGCTCGAGGGCCTCGGCCACACCAGCCGGGACGCCGGCCTGAACTTCTCGGCGTCCACGCAGATCGTCAGCGTCGGCATCCCGCTGCAGGCGTTCGGCTCCGACGACCTGCGCGAGCGCTACCTGCCGCAGGTCACCTCCGGGCAGTCCATCACCGCGCACGCGATCACCGAACCGGGCCACGGCTCGGACGTGATGAACATCCGGACCACGGCCGTGCGCGAGGGCGACGAGTACGTACTGAACGGCGGCAAGCTGTTCATCACCAACGCCCCGGTCGCCGACCTCTTCCTGCTGTACGTCCGCACCGGCAAGCCGGGCGCCTTCGGGCTGAGCACCTTCCTCGCCGAGCGCGGCACGCCGGGCCTGACGGTCGGCGAGCCGCTGGAGACGATGGGGCTGCGCACCTCCCCGATCAGCGAGGTCACGCTGAAGGACGTACGGCTGCCCGTCGGCAACCGCCTCGGCAGCGAGGGCGCCGGCTTCCTGATCATGGATTACGTGATGAAGCGGGAGGTCCTCTTCTCCTTCGCCGTGAACCTCGGCGAGATGACCCACCGCCTGAAGCGCGTGGTCGAACACGCCACCACCCGGCAGCAGTTCGGCAGCGCCATCGGCAAGAACCAGGCGGTCTCCCACAAGATCGCGGACATGAAGATCGCCGTGGAGACGGCCCGCAAGTGGCTGTACGACACCGGGCGCAAGGTCGAGCAGGGCAAGGACGCCTCGACGGACGTGGCCGCCACCAAGATCGTGGTCAGCGAGGCCAACCAGCGCACCGCCCAGGACGCGATCCAGATCTTCGGCGCGCGCGGCTATCTGACCGACACGGGCATCGAGCGCGAGCTGCGCAATGCCGCCGCCGGCTCCATCTACTCCGGCACCAACGAAATCCAGCGCAACTGCATCGCCGCCCTGATGGGCCTGTGACGAGAGGCACCCGCATGACCAACACCCTGGCCGACACCACTTCCGCGCAGCCGACCGCGTCCGAGCAGGCGATCGCATCCGAGCAGCTGACCGCCGACGACCGCGCCCGCCTCACGGCGGCGACCGACTTCCTCGACTACGAGCACGAGACCGTCAAGGCCTTCGTCGACAAGGCGCTGGGCGACATCGACCGCGAGGCCGCCGACCCGGTCGACCTCGCCGTCACCCTCTACTACGCGGTGCGCGACGGCATCCACTACGAGGTCTACGGCGCCGACCTGTCGCCGCAGGGCCTGACGGCGTCCAGCATCATCACCGGCGGCAAGGGCTTCTGCCTGCACAAGTCCGCGCTCTACGCCGCCTGTTGCCGCGCCGTCGGCATCCCCGCCCGGCTGCACTACAGCGACGTCCGCAACCACCTGGCCTCCGACCGGCTGACCTCGTACATCGGCGGCGATGTCTTCTTCCACGGCCTGGCCACCGTGTATCTCGACGGCCGCTGGATGAAGGTGACCCCGGTCTTCAACAAGCTCCTGTGCCGGCTGTACGGCATGACCCCGCTGGAGTTCGACGGCCGCTCCGACAGCCTCTACCACCCCTTCGACGCGCAGGGGCGCCAGAGCATGGAGTTCCTCACCGACCACGGCGACTTCGACGACGTCCCGTACGAGTTCGTGATGGGCAACATGCGCCGCAAGCACCCGAAGTTCCTGGACGAGGGCGGCACCGGCACCGTCAGCGGCGGCTCGCTCGCCGACGAGGCGGCCTGAGCCGCGCGGCGACACATCCGTGACGACACAGACGCAGCCGTAGCCGTAGCCGTAGCGACACAGACATACCCGTAACGACACAGCAGAAGAACAGCAGCAGCAGAGGAGAAGCACCCCATGACGCAGTTCCAGGCCCGCGAGGACGGTTGGGGCGCGGTCGCGCGCGTCGGTGTCGTCGTTCCGCACGCGGACGTCGGGCCCGAGTCCGAGCTTCAGGCGATGGCGCCGCGTGACGTCTACGTCCACGGCTCACGCGTCCACTTCGGGGCGATGCGCCCCGGTGGGGAGATGGACCCGAAGATCCCGCACGACCCGGTGCGTGCCTTCATCGACCCGCCCTTCATCGACGACGCCGTCGAGCTGCTCGCCGCTTCCCCGCTGGACTCCATCGCCCTGGGGTTCACCAGCTCCGCCTACGTCCTGGGCGCCGACGGCGAGCAGAAGCTGTTCGAGCGGCTCGCCGAGCGGACCCGTGGCATCCCGCTCACCGGCACCACCCACGCGGCCGCGGCCGGCTTCAGCGCCCTGGGCGCCGAGCGGATCGCGCTCGTCAACCCGCCCTGGTTCGACGACGAGTTGTCCGCCCTGGGTGCCTCGTACTTCGGCGAGCGGGGCTTCGACGTCGTCCACCACGCGCCCTGCGGTCTGCCCAGCAACCAGAAACTGATCACGCCGGAGGCGCTGGTGCAGTGGATCGAGTCCGCCGTCGCCCCGCAGCGGCCGCAGGCGGTCCTCGTCGCCGGCAACGGCATTCGTGCCGTGGGCACCATCGCGGGCCTGGAGGAACGGCTCGGGTTCCCCGTGCTCACCGCGAACCAGGTGCTGTTCTGGCATGCGCTGCACCTCGCCGGCGGGGCGGAGGCGGCCGCGCGGATCACCGATTACGGCGCCCTGTTCGGCGTCCGCCCCGAGGCCGAACAGGGCGCGGCCATCGGTGAGTTGGCGGGCGCGGCCCGATGAGCCTGCTGTCCGCGTTCGGCTACGAAGCCGCCGTACAGGAGACGTGCGACACGCCGGAGTACCGCATGCCACTCGTGTGCTGGCACGACGACGGCACCGGTGTGCGCGGCCTGGTGCTGTACCGCGGGGCGCTGCGCCCGGCGGAGCAAGTACCTGGATTCCGGCGCTATCTCGCGTCCGACGACCTCGAGCAGTACGCCACGACCGGCCCGTGGCCGCTGCTCGCAGCCACCGCCTGATCCGACCCGTGGCGGGGACCGGCCGGGTCCTCGCCACATCAGGAGCCGTATCGACATGACACACGACCTCAAGTGGTCCGACGCACCCCCGGGGGAGGTCCGCGATCCGGTCGGCATCTGGATCGTCCGGGCCCCGGCCGGGAATGGGGCATCCCCTGCTCGAGCGAAGCCGAGAGCTTGGGGAAGCCTCGCAGCCGGCGAGGCCC
Proteins encoded in this window:
- a CDS encoding aldo/keto reductase, which encodes MRTTTLGRDGPVVGRLGLGAMGLSYRYAPALRDKNKAVSLIRQAVDLGVNLVETAGAYAAGDNERLIGEAIRGRRDEVVLCTGGGLLGDADGVLRPAGGPQALRAAVDESLRRLHVDHIDLYLLRRVDPDVPLEESWGALAEQVWAGKIRMLGLPVVTVEEARAAEAVHEAAAMAAEVSLFTRCGLDDVVPYAVERRIALLAGAPLGRGLLTGALSRFDDLPLDDWRRTQPRFAPRAIRHNFALTQAVAHVAARHEVTPAQVALAWLLRLGEHVVPLPGTRAPDHLAENLAGDRVRLTEQDLTDLEFLPYPAGAPEA
- a CDS encoding serine hydrolase domain-containing protein; the encoded protein is MTTSLVRQVLPRQRPPVATATATATATATATTGVYGTTAPGFVSVRHSFERACRDAGPPGSQGAALAVVQDGELVVDLWHGTADPVTAAPWTGDTLQPALTGSHGILATAVLLLADMGALALDRPVADYWPEFAIRGKGAVTLRDVLTFTARLPGMAAGLDQRDVENPRMMAALLELHSPEDDPRAGGVLHGPWTAGWIAAEVVRRVDGRALDLFFLEEIAGPLGLDIHFGLVPDQLPHAARISYDPGFSARVPLDGGADDSEADLFERVWNNPSPFPADPEVWSESRRRQAVIPSLGVYASARGLARLQGILAADAVRAPGEEPLLLSRRTLDQARNFWVEGLDPLLGGISAYGEGGLQLLDEGLHPAVCSGAFGHQGPGGVSYQAWPQARAGAAWVCSRLTTGPGAGVLDEVARALRGA
- a CDS encoding TetR/AcrR family transcriptional regulator — encoded protein: MQERAARTRQALLEAAAAEFAERGYEGASFQGVVGRAKTSIGSLTFHFGTKTILAEEVRTAGRARFGRCLEGLAVAADPLRELRTLIGCLARLAREDPFVRAARRLEADCPGGEPPLAEAWLPVLRSLLDRAGGAHRLRPGVSPEDAVALLAQLAEGAMVALDATRDPVWDSVWDIVLHGLAADRTGRAGAMWCGSEPT
- a CDS encoding IS701 family transposase — translated: MTTTYETPDMTAGRPPGDLPRRLFGHLQRSDQQRWGHVYLQGLLRTHGKKTVRRMAAVVTGSEAASASLHQFVNASPWEWAPARGELARWAAQSLPVRSWTLAPAVLPKRGNYSAGVHQRFLPESGRTVNCQLGLGLFLDSGQTHVPVDWRLFLPPRFTHDDAVRDRAKIPATTRAQPLWASALRLVQEMTSWSNGRTAPVVADLTALCDVAPLAQRLHGSGHPFVLAIPGQTTLAEPELPPGERESARGLLLRRGVRHPAGAGRQVVSYDTPLRGLHPDGEPSRGAGRLLAEWDASSGRPGRIWLTNITDRHPAELLELARSPQGAQAAIHRMGEDFGLLDFEGRSFPGWHRHMTLVSAAYACGTLEGMER
- a CDS encoding MarR family winged helix-turn-helix transcriptional regulator, whose translation is MTIHQQPRAASDQAMWEAVLGLHAFVERQLAHTLQRRHGVGLSEYRALEVLSQAEKGESRMQELADHIGLGQSSVTRLVGRLDSAGYAYKDNCADDKRGVFAVITEEGRKRYQDARATYADVLSSALNTASADDQFARAVQALRSAA
- a CDS encoding AMP-binding protein, whose amino-acid sequence is MPSPRLLQALSRHVRDQPERTALVSAGQRVTYAGLDQLIRTATADLDGADFGSVRGLCVPAHKSPETIALLLAAWRQGINTLVPSPGLGAAALSTLTAQAHGPLSAVAVPGGGVTLSREEADPALSDGFSAPDPEESLLTLTTSGSTGVPKLVPVRIEAFDRFGDWATGKFGLDGGTSSLSFSPLNFDLALLDVWAVLEAGGTVVLADAGASGDAGYLRDLAQSNEVTLVQGVPLLHRLLAADGAGYPAVRTVVFTGEAVSEQGLQDAFAAYPAARFHNVFGCTETNDSFLHDIDPGAYVHPLPIGTPIDGTDAVLLIEGAGGTEVLRGPGTGELVVHTPFQTCGYLEQARNAQAFMPDPRGGGAMFYRTGDLVHRDADGRYFLQGRTDFQVKVRGVRTNTLEVETVLEAHPDVVEAAVVALPCPEAGTRLHAEVVRRDSASLSSLGLRAYAAKHLPRHAVPSSVGLGGAPLPKTPTGKPDRNSIKNTQLNGAS
- a CDS encoding acyl carrier protein, with the protein product MSTGANDPIRDYIVQEFLAGEDSEDLTDDFDLIESTVVNSLGLVRLISWISETYSIPVDDIPLEPAVYRTLADIRGFVSQAAPAAA
- a CDS encoding ectoine synthase; protein product: MIVRSLSDVPAVEWGSGTSHRLLTEADGMGFTVCETLVRQGTSSALQYLGHLEACYCIGGSGEVVTKDGEHHKIMTGTIYALDKNDAHHLIASDDEDLLLVSVFSPALRGDEKHSLSEDGFSRY
- a CDS encoding acyl-CoA dehydrogenase family protein, yielding MAAEKAADTYGVTAPYGDELNDDVARWDRAAEFPHDKWKPLQQSGLFTLPFAPEYGGVGRTLTETMAALEGLGHTSRDAGLNFSASTQIVSVGIPLQAFGSDDLRERYLPQVTSGQSITAHAITEPGHGSDVMNIRTTAVREGDEYVLNGGKLFITNAPVADLFLLYVRTGKPGAFGLSTFLAERGTPGLTVGEPLETMGLRTSPISEVTLKDVRLPVGNRLGSEGAGFLIMDYVMKREVLFSFAVNLGEMTHRLKRVVEHATTRQQFGSAIGKNQAVSHKIADMKIAVETARKWLYDTGRKVEQGKDASTDVAATKIVVSEANQRTAQDAIQIFGARGYLTDTGIERELRNAAAGSIYSGTNEIQRNCIAALMGL
- a CDS encoding transglutaminase-like domain-containing protein → MTNTLADTTSAQPTASEQAIASEQLTADDRARLTAATDFLDYEHETVKAFVDKALGDIDREAADPVDLAVTLYYAVRDGIHYEVYGADLSPQGLTASSIITGGKGFCLHKSALYAACCRAVGIPARLHYSDVRNHLASDRLTSYIGGDVFFHGLATVYLDGRWMKVTPVFNKLLCRLYGMTPLEFDGRSDSLYHPFDAQGRQSMEFLTDHGDFDDVPYEFVMGNMRRKHPKFLDEGGTGTVSGGSLADEAA